From a region of the Oryzias melastigma strain HK-1 linkage group LG4, ASM292280v2, whole genome shotgun sequence genome:
- the cpox gene encoding oxygen-dependent coproporphyrinogen-III oxidase, mitochondrial: MATIVYFSAQTTTRLCLKSHLKGLARSCESSFLSANRGPPPSLLPGLTWLSRGAGVRFMSHGTAGRLSSGRTRRGALALSGAAALTAAAAVAGFLANGNHFQRAEMATRVSRAEEKKEQEAEITERCRGFMSPPMTDISVLQSRKEEMRTKMELLIMETQAEFCKALEEVDGGTFKVDRWERKEGGGGISCVMQDGKVFEKAGVNVSVVFGYLTEEAAKQMRSRGKVLKGKDGKLPFSAMGVSSVIHPKNPHIPTVHFNYRYFEIEEEDGSKQWWFGGGTDLTPVYVDKEDAFHFHNTLKEACDKHHPRYYPDFKKWCDRYFFVRHRGETRGIGGIFFDDLDSPGQEEAFNFVKSCARTVVPCYLPIVRKHLNDSFTDEEKDWQQVRRGRYVEFNLVYDRGVKFGLATPGSRIESILMSLPLTARWEYMHEPAKGTREAEMLEVLRNPKEWV; this comes from the exons atggCAACAATCGTTTATTTTTCGGCGCAGACAACAACGAGACTATGTTTAAAATCCCATTTAAAGGGTCTCGCTCGTTCGTGTGAGTCGTCGTTCTTATCAGCAAACCGCGGTCCACCTCCGTCTTTGCTCCCGGGACTGACATGGCTTTCCCGGGGCGCCGGCGTGAGGTTCATGTCCCACGGGACCGCGGGCAGGCTCTCGTCCGGCCGAACCAGAAGAGGAGCCCTAGCGCTCAGTGGAGCCGCAGCTCTCACCGCAGCTGCAGCGGTGGCGGGATTCTTGGCCAACGGGAACCACTTCCAGCGCGCGGAGATGGCAACCCGGGTTTCCAGGGCGGAGGAGAAGAAGGAGCAGGAGGCTGAGATCACCGAGAGATGTCGGGGGTTCATGTCTCCCCCGATGACGGACATCAGCGTGCTCCAGAGTCGGAAGGAGGAGATGCGGACCAAGATGGAGCTGCTGATCATGGAGACGCAGGCGGAGTTTTGTAAAGCCTTGGAGGAGGTGGACGGTGGGACGTTTAAAGTGGACCGATGGGAGAGGAAGGAAG GCGGTGGAGGAATCAGCTGTGTGATGCAGGATGGGAAGGTGTTTGAGAAGGCCGGGGTCAACGTGTCAGTGGTGTTTGGGTACCTGACAGAGGAGGCGGCCAAACAGatgaggagcagaggaaaagtCCTCAAAGGGAAAGATG GTAAATTACCGTTTAGTGCCATGGGAGTGAGCTCCGTGATTCACCCCAAGAACCCCCACATCCCCACAGTGCACTTCAACTACAGATACTTTGAGATTGAAGAGGAGGACG GCAGTAAGCAGTGGTGGTTCGGCGGGGGGACGGATCTGACGCCGGTTTACGTAGATAAAGAAGATGCCTTCCACTTCCACAACACCCTAAAGGAAGCCTGCGACAAGCACCACCCGCGGTACTATCCGGACTTCAAGAAATG GTGCGACCGATACTTTTTCGTACGCCACAGAGGAGAGACTCGTGGTATAGGAGGGATCTTCTTCGATGACTTGGACTCCCCAGGTCAGGAGGAGGCATTTAACTTTGTCAAGAGCTGCGCCCGCACCGTGGTGCCCTGCTACCTCCCCATCGTCCGTAAACATCTCAACGACTCCTTCACCGATGAGGAGAAGGACTGGCAGCAGGTTCGGCGAGGAAG GTACGTGGAGTTCAACCTGGTGTACGACAGGGGGGTGAAGTTCGGCCTGGCCACCCCCGGCTCCAGAATCGAGAGCATCCTCATGTCCCTCCCCCTCACTGCCAG GTGGGAGTACATGCACGAGCCTGCCAAAGGGACCAGGGAAGCAGAAATGCTGGAGGTGTTGCGAAACCCCAAAGAGTGGGTGTGA
- the prrg1 gene encoding transmembrane gamma-carboxyglutamic acid protein 1, with amino-acid sequence MVGARLDSCSDASPARRGCFCDLSVRLVAADYISHVVSGVAVQKQFWNEYVRESSPPGGLGTVPGGVHSLYLIVPLLLVLFVIAAVAITVWRCHSRKPSQRIPGLGYPHQNQALSTVSLDHLGRDHQHRDHSELSIHSCPAFMGPGMTPGTGSAEDPPPSYEEAVGHTDVRIETELPPQYDDIVHSSSSRSSRGQVK; translated from the coding sequence ATGGTGGGAGCTCGTCTTGATAGTTGTTCTGATGCCTCCCCAGCACGCCGTGGTTGTTTTTGTGACCTTAGCGTTCGTCTCGTTGCTGCTGATTACATTTCTCATGTTGTCTCTGGTGTCGCTGTGCAGAAGCAGTTCTGGAATGAATACGTGCGAGAGAGCAGCCCCCCCGGCGGTCTGGGGACGGTGCCGGGCGGAGTCCACTCGTTGTACCTGATCGTGCCGTTGCTGCTGGTTCTGTTCGTCATCGCCGCCGTGGCTATAACCGTTTGGCGCTGCCACTCCCGGAAGCCCTCGCAGCGCATCCCGGGCCTCGGATACCCGCACCAAAACCAGGCTCTGTCCACGGTTTCCTTGGACCATTTGGGGAGGGATCACCAGCACAGGGACCACTCAGAACTCAGCATCCACAGCTGCCCCGCCTTCATGGGCCCTGGGATGACGCCGGGAACAGGAAGCGCGGAAGACCCGCCGCCGTCGTACGAGGAGGCCGTGGGCCACACGGATGTCCGGATTGAGACGGAGCTTCCTCCGCAGTACGACGACATCGTTCACTCCAGTTCCTCCAGAAGCAGCCGCGGGCAAGTCAAGTAG